Proteins found in one Halobaculum sp. MBLA0147 genomic segment:
- a CDS encoding helix-turn-helix domain-containing protein codes for MSLTRLELSASLPREALPQFYVTVADSAAIAAVVVHDWNFAANDAATVLYEVDGDATQFAAAARATDGVSDVAVSTDGGERRCVLVTAAADTLPFFRTFLVVTARAGLLVRKPAIYREFETRGVLLGQSSALQSAVDAAPPGVDVTVESVGSAPVPETGLLEVLSDRQREALLAAVDAGYYDHPRETTHRDLATRLDCAPTTVGEHLQKAEAKLVAAVVEQSPSVEDGNS; via the coding sequence ATGTCGCTGACACGCCTCGAGTTGTCCGCGTCGCTCCCGCGCGAGGCCCTCCCGCAGTTCTACGTCACGGTGGCCGACTCGGCGGCGATCGCGGCGGTGGTGGTCCACGACTGGAACTTCGCGGCCAACGACGCCGCGACGGTGCTCTACGAAGTCGACGGTGACGCGACACAGTTCGCGGCGGCGGCGAGAGCGACGGACGGCGTCAGCGACGTCGCGGTCTCGACGGACGGGGGCGAGCGCCGCTGTGTGCTGGTGACGGCCGCGGCGGACACACTCCCGTTCTTCCGGACGTTCCTCGTCGTCACGGCACGTGCGGGGCTGTTGGTGCGAAAGCCCGCGATCTACCGCGAGTTCGAGACGCGCGGCGTGTTACTCGGGCAGTCGAGCGCACTCCAGTCGGCGGTCGACGCCGCACCGCCGGGAGTGGACGTGACCGTCGAGAGCGTCGGCTCGGCGCCGGTGCCGGAGACGGGGCTGTTGGAGGTGTTGAGCGACCGACAGCGGGAGGCACTCCTCGCCGCAGTCGACGCGGGGTACTACGACCACCCACGAGAGACGACCCACCGAGACCTCGCGACACGACTGGACTGTGCGCCGACCACCGTCGGCGAACACCTCCAGAAGGCGGAGGCGAAACTCGTCGCGGCGGTCGTCGAGCAGAGTCCGTCTGTCGAGGACGGGAACTCGTGA